One part of the Quercus lobata isolate SW786 chromosome 7, ValleyOak3.0 Primary Assembly, whole genome shotgun sequence genome encodes these proteins:
- the LOC115953606 gene encoding nuclear intron maturase 3, mitochondrial-like, which yields MIIHLRRINPLEFRSPNRSPLRLFSTLLQNPSPPPKTQTQNPTETLTKPQLKALVLTQYSHGKFSNLVSNVLALPNVLLTACQNLTTSQSNNALNSLDSQSLLNSVSRRFDIEEMGRQLCENRFDIEACCVTMMPSRMKGESLVLPNLKLKVLIEAIRMVLEIVYDERFVTFSYGGRVGMGRHTAIRYLKNSVENPSWWFSVTFDRERFDDRHVNKLCLFIEEKIKDDFLIGLIKRLFECEVVGIELGGCYLGRGFPQESGLCSILINIYFNGFDKEIQDMRLQKNQENPKFKSEQLVWMSGLFYKPVKMYVVRYLDEILVITSGSKMLTMDFKNWVLKYLEGRLDLRVDKMKTAIHSAVSENISFLGMELQAVPPSVLHPPMSEKAIRARKKYLRQKEVRALEFKNARERKRKILGMKILQHVFKKLKQSDGFKFDFQIENEVREIFRTWTDEVVHDFLGSLEERWEWHRMLTAGDFLSLRHIRGQLPQELVDAYDKFQEQVDKYLSPVQARKALEKEEKRVEEEEEQKYAKSTVEDLTRLCMKVDAPVELVRKAVKMAGFTNNMGRPRPIKLLIALEDIDIIKWYAGVGRRWLDFFCCCHNFKMVKTVVTYHLRFSCILTLAEKHESTKREAIKHYTKDLKVSDFNGNEEVYFPTEREVKMMGDQNLLDPRPVDGALSLALISFLHNWHWFWWLLLM from the exons ATGATTATACACCTCAGAAGAATAAACCCACTTGAATTCAGGTCTCCAAATCGCTCCCCTCTCAGACTATTCTCAACTCTCTTACAAAACCCATCTCCAccccctaaaacccaaacccaaaaccccacAGAAACGCTCACAAAACCCCAACTCAAAGCATTAGTTCTCACTCAATACTCACATGGCAAATTCTCCAATCTTGTCTCAAATGTCCTTGCTTTGCCCAATGTCCTCCTCACTGCCTGCCAAAACCTCACCACCTCACAATCCAACAATGCCCTCAACTCCCTTGACTCGCAGTCTCTTCTCAACTCGGTCTCGAGGCGGTTTGATATCGAAGAAATGGGCCGCCAGCTATGTGAGAATCGGTTTGATATTGAAGCTTGTTGTGTCACAATGATGCCCTCAAGAATGAAAGGTGAGTCCTTGGTCTTGCCCAACTTGAAATTAAAGGTTTTGATTGAAGCTATTAGGATGGTATTGGAAATTGTGTATGATGAACGGTTTGTAACTTTTTCTTATGGTGGGCGTGTCGGTATGGGACGCCACACAGCCATTAGGTACCTTAAGAACTCGGTAGAGAATCCTAGTTGGTGGTTTAGTGTCACATTTGATAGAGAAAGGTTTGATGATAGGCATGTGAATAAGTTGTGTTTGTTtattgaagagaaaataaaagatgattttttgATTGGTTTAATAAAGAGGTTGTTTGAGTGTGAGGTGGTGGGAATTGAATTGGGTGGTTGTTACTTAGGAAGGGGGTTTCCTCAAGAAAGCGGGTTGTGTTCGATCTTGATTAATATTTACTTTAATGGATTTGATAAAGAAATTCAAGATATGCGTCTTCAGAAAAATCAGGAGAATCCAAAGTTTAAATCAGAGCAGCTTGTTTGGATGTCTGGCCTATTTTATAAGCCAGTGAAGATGTACGTGGTCAGGTATTTGGATGAAATATTAGTGATAACGTCGGGGTCTAAGATGTTGACCATGGACTttaagaattgggttttgaaatatttagaaGGTAGGTTGGATTTGAGGGTGGATAAAATGAAGACGGCAATTCATAGTGCAGTATCTGAGAATATTAGTTTTCTAGGTATGGAACTACAGGCAGTTCCACCTTCAGTTTTGCATCCTCCCATGAGTGAGAAAGCAATTAGGGCACGGAAGAAGTACCTTAGGCAGAAGGAAGTTAGAgctttagaatttaaaaatgccagagagaggaaaagaaagatacTGGGGATGAAGATATTGCAGCATGTTTTTAAGAAGTTGAAGCAAAGTGATGGGTTTAAATTTGACTTTCAAATTGAAAATGAGGTTCGAGAAATCTTCAGAACTTGGACTGATGAAGTGGTCCATGATTTCTTGGGTTCCTTGGAAGAGCGTTGGGAATGGCATCGGATGCTTACAGCAGGCGATTTTCTCTCTTTAAGGCACATTAGAGGTCAATTGCCCCAAGAGCTGGTTGATGCGTATGATAAGTTCCAAGAGCAAGTTGACAAGTATTTGAGTCCGGTCCAAGCTAGAAAGGcattagagaaagaagaaaagagagtggaggaggaagaggaacaGAAATACGCTAAGAGCACGGTTGAGGATTTGACAAGGCTGTGTATGAAAGTTGATGCACCAGTAGAACTTGTTAGGAAGGCAGTTAAGATGGCTGGTTTTACAAATAACATGGGTCGCCCTAGGCCGATCAAGTTACTCATTGCTCTTGAAGATATTGATATTATCAAGTGGTATGCAGGAGTAGGGAGAAGGTGGCTTGATTTCTTCTGTTGCTGTCACAACTTCAAGATGGTTAAAACTGTAGTAACTTATCACTTGAGGTTCTCTTGCATTTTGACACTAGCAGAGAAGCATGAGTCAACCAAACGTGAAGCCATTAAGCATTACACTAAAGATTTGAAGGTCTCTGATTTTAATGGAAATGAAGAAGTGTACTTCCCCACAGAAAGAGAGGTTAAAATGATGGGAGATCAAAATCTTTTGGATCCAAGGCCTGTTGATGGGGCTTTATCTTTGGCTTTGATCAG TTTTCTACATAATTGGCATTGGTTCTGGTGGCTGCTATTGATGTGA
- the LOC115951453 gene encoding nuclear intron maturase 3, mitochondrial-like produces MKTAIHSAVSENISFLGMELQAVPPSVLHPPMTEKAIRARKKYLRQKEVRALEFKNARERNRKILGMKILQHVFKKLKQSDGFKFDFQIENEVREIFRTWTDEVVQDFLGSLEERWEWHRMLTAGDFLSLRHIRDQLPQELVDAYDKFQEQVDKYLSPVQARKALEKEEKRVEEEEERKYAKRTVEDLTRLCMKVVAPIKLVRKAVKMAGFTNNMGCPRPIKLLIALEDTDIIKWYAGVGRRWLDFFCCCHNFKMVKIVVTYHLRFSCILTLAEKHESTKREAIKHYTKDLKVSDLNGNEEVFFPTEREVKMMGDQNLSDPRPVDGALSLALIRLASDKPSCSCIAHFCERMDTIFNRVWLLQNRLNVNPSVEDKWVPGMGAIHESLNRKCLPLCSNHINDLYIGKITLQDIDCTLFVDVD; encoded by the coding sequence ATGAAGACGGCAATTCATAGTGCAGTATCTGAGAATATTAGTTTTCTAGGTATGGAACTACAGGCAGTTCCACCTTCAGTTTTGCATCCTCCCATGACAGAGAAAGCAATTAGGGCACGGAAGAAGTACCTTAGGCAGAAGGAAGTTAGAgctttagaatttaaaaatgcTAGAGAGAGGAATAGAAAGATACTGGGGATGAAGATATTGCAGCATGTTTTTAAGAAGTTGAAGCAAAGTGATGGGTTTAAATTTGACTTTCAAATTGAAAATGAGGTTCGAGAAATCTTCAGAACTTGGACTGATGAAGTGGTCCAAGATTTCTTGGGTTCCTTGGAAGAGCGTTGGGAATGGCATCGGATGCTCACAGCAGgtgattttctctctttaagGCACATTAGAGATCAATTACCCCAAGAGCTGGTTGATGCTTATGATAAGTTCCAAGAGCAAGTTGACAAGTATTTGAGTCCGGTCCAAGCTAGAAAGGcattagagaaagaagaaaagagagtggaggaggaagaggaacgGAAATATGCCAAGAGAACGGTTGAGGATTTGACGAGGCTGTGTATGAAAGTTGTTGCACCAATAAAACTTGTTAGGAAGGCAGTTAAGATGGCTGGTTTTACAAATAACATGGGTTGCCCTAGGCCGATTAAGTTACTCATTGCTCTCGAAGATACTGATATTATCAAGTGGTATGCAGGTGTAGGAAGAAGGTGGCTTGATTTCTTCTGCTGCTGTCACAACTTCAAGATGGTTAAAATTGTAGTAACTTATCACTTGAGGTTCTCTTGCATTTTAACACTAGCAGAGAAGCATGAATCAACCAAACGTGAAGCCATTAAGCATTACACTAAAGATTTGAAGGTCTCTGATTTGAACGGGAACGAGGAAGTGTTCTTCCCCACAGAAAGAGAGGTTAAAATGATGGGAGATCAAAATCTTTCGGATCCAAGGCCTGTTGATGGTGCTTTATCTTTGGCTTTGATCAGGTTGGCTTCTGataagccctcatgttcctgtATCGCTCATTTCTGTGAAAGAATGGATACTATTTTTAATCGGGTATGGTTACTGCAAAACCGTTTGAATGTGAACCCATCTGTTGAGGACAAGTGGGTCCCAGGGATGGGTGCAATTCATGAAAGTCTCAATCGGAAATGCCTCCCTCTCTGTTCAAATCACATAAATGATTTATATATTGGGAAAATCACTCTGCAAGACATTGACTGCACTTTGTTTGTGGATGTGGACTAA